The Cryptococcus deuterogattii R265 chromosome 3, complete sequence genome has a segment encoding these proteins:
- a CDS encoding F-box and WD-40 domain-containing protein CDC4: MDYNDLDSTNSRRLPTGGLTWTSEGPVLQMEDAVVETVVTHTTRTTTSFQPITLPRVPSPEYLNLPDHLSTEKYPLANQPAPSDMRLFTMTLGGRRVIVQDESAPGESGIEMSGPGWKRTLLNGSKTEVEHGAEVADESLNFLQALNRSKGKEKKREYEERGDAPASPIINNISARRSPPRKKIRGLDEINIPTGVNRALLSPLPSPEHESTPLSSTAAPAQAPNMGSGTELSALFSLPSLVSHFDALPDRLQQHLLMHLLRRSRMPTLQRISSFVSTALRRDFITQLPHEVAIQILKSVDGKSLANASRVCKKWKRIIDMERSVWKARLLCDKLWCGFGTEEQEESLVVERYQALDLRDQLEGRHTNYQVVSGEDEQMFSPTSGHDLPERPTPLKHVYRRRYQDQKNWIHTRPEHSSFTGHGTNVVTCLQFDEDKIVSASDDHSINIYNTSDGQLRKRLDGHEGGVWTLQYKGHTLVSGSTDRTVRIWDLEDLRMTYVFAGHTSTVRCLEIVEPVWEEETQSYQPPVPMIVTGSRDATLRVWKLPQKDDPLYDGIAEEEQTELIGPDINPFHMHLLEGHSLAVRAIATHGRICVSGSYDMSVRVWDIVKGTSLHVLTGHESKVYSIVYDPYRKRCASGSLDNTIKVWDIVSGQCLHTLQGHTSLVGLLGLSPNYLVSAAADTSLRIWDPNSCQLKNVLASHSGAITCFQHDETKVVSGSDGTLKLWDVKTGTFVRDLVVGISSVWQVSFHKNLLVAASNRNGATVFDVFRFGQPSAQDVDDSSLDNLQPPRWERWAAEKRRRLEMEEKKKRKSRGHKARTESAWDDRLEKVRDPSMTSGKAVLPYALTGQLGYPVEGKELHEGAGLQPPPAFGFKAGSQAGSSEGSAQYQLSSTQSGSDNAVRRSLHDLSGSPTPTGVGRRRVGLMTATAGRGEGSSGARAALLPGSVVDPVYTEMSSASAVAVEEDYQDDGGVEDEEMEDADEDLY, encoded by the exons ATGGACTATAATGACCTAGATTCTACAAACAGCCGCAGGCTACCCACTGGAGGTCTGACATGGACCAGCGAAGGGCCGGTCTTgcagatggaagatgctgTCGTTGAGACTGT TGTTACGCATACAACGCGTACAACAACATCGTTTCAACCGATTACCCTTCCTCGAGTCCCCTCCCCAGAGTATCTCAATCTCCCAGATCATCTTTCGACTGAAAAATACCCTCTGGCGAACCAGCCTGCGCCCAGTGACATGCGCCTGTTTACTATGACccttggaggaagaagagtaatTGTTCAGGATGAAAGTGCCCCTGGAGAGAGTGGAATAGAGATGTCTGGCCCTGGGTGGAAAAGGACTCTGTTGAACGGCAGCAAGACTGAGGTTGAACATGGCGCTGAAGTAGCAGACGAGAGTTTGAATTTTCTTCAAGCCCTTAACAGGtcaaaaggcaaagagaagaaaagagaataCGAAGAGCGAGGCGATGCTCCCGCATCACCAATCATTAACAATATCTCTGCGAGGCGAAGTCCGCCTAGAAAGAAGATTAGAGGCTTGGATGAGATCAATATACCTACGGGGGTAAATCGAGCATTGTTATCGCCATTGCCCTCCCCTGAACACGAATCTACGCCTCTTTCCTCTACGGCGGCCCCAGCTCAAGCACCCAATATGGGTTCTGGCACTGAGCTTTCAGCATTATTCTCTCTCCCGTCTCTTGTCTCTCATTTCGATGCCCTACCTGATCGTCTGCAACAACACTTACTCATGCATCTCCTTCGTCGCTCCCGTATGCCCACCTTACAGCGCATTTCGAGCTTCGTATCCACCGCTCTTCGCCGGGATTTTATCACACAACTTCCACACGAGGTCGCCATACAGATTCTCAAATCGGTCGATGGCAAGAGTTTAGCCAATGCCTCCAGGGTGTGCAAAAAGTGGAAAAGAATCATTGATATGGAAAGGAGTGTATGGAAGGCGCGACTATTGTGTGACAAGCTATGGTGTGGCTTCGGTACAGAAGAACAGGAGGAGAGTCTAGTTGTTGAGCGATACCAGGCGCTAGACTTACGTGATCAGCTCGAGGGGAGACATACTAACTATCAAGTAGTATCTGGCGAGGATGAGCAAATGTTTTCGCCAACCTCGGGTCATGATTTACCTGAAAGACCCACTCCTCTCAAACATGTGTACCGTCGTCGGTATCAAGATCAGAAGAACTGGATACATACTCGTCCCGAACATAGTTCATTTACTGGCCACGGTACAAACGTCGTTACGTGCCTTCAGTTCGACGAGGATAAGATTGTTTCCGCGTCGGATGATCATTCGATTAACATCTACAATACAAGTGACGGTCAGCTTCGCAAGCGCCTTGATGGACATGAAGGTGGCGTGTGGACGCTTCAGTACAAAGGTCACACCCTTGTCAGTGGTTCGACAGACCGGACAGTGAGGATATGGGATCTGGAAGATCTCCGAATGACTTATGTGTTCGCTGGCCATACCAGCACCGTTAGATGCCTCGAGATTGTTGAGCCAGtgtgggaggaggagacaCAATCCTATCAGCCACCTGTCCCTATGATTGTGACTGGATCCAGGGATGCAACGCTTCGTGTTTGGAAGCTACCCCAGAAGGATGACCCTCTATACGACGGTATT gcggaagaggagcaaaCCGAGCTCATTGGACCTGACATAAACCCTTTCCACATGCACCTCCTCGAAGGCCATTCTCTTGCTGTTCGAGCAATCGCCACTCATGGCAGAATCTGTGTGTCGGGCTCATACGATATGAGCGTTCGAGTATGGGACATCGTGAAGGGGACTAGTCTCCATGTTTTGACAGGACATGAGTCGAAAG TGTACAGCATCGTCTATGACCCCTACCGCAAGAGATGTGCCTCGGGCTCTTTGGACAATACCATCAAGGTCTGGGATATAGTTTCGGGTCAATGTCTTCATACTCTCCAAGGACACACTTCTCTTGTGGGCCTCCTCGGTTTGTCTCCTAACTATCTTgtctctgctgctgccgatACCTCTCTCCGCATTTGGGACCCCAATTCTTGCCAACTCAAGAATGTCCTTGCTTCTCACAGTGGCGCAATCACGTGCTTTCAGCATGATGAAACGAAGGTTGTTTCGGGCTCAGATGGAACCCTGAAGCTCTGGGATGTCAAAACCGGAACATTTGTTCGAGATTTGGTTGTGGGGATTAGCTCGGTGTGGCAGGTCTCCTTTCACAAAAACCTGCTGGTGGCTGCCTCAAATCGCAATGGTGCAACTGTTTTTGATGTCTTCAGGTTTGGCCAGCCGAGTGCACAGGATGTAGATGACTCCTCTCTTGACAATTTGCAACCACCAAGATGGGAAAGATGGGCcgcagagaagagaagaaggttggaaatggaggagaagaaaaagagaaagagtcGCGGTCACAAAGCTCGTACTGAGTCGGCCTGGGATGACAGACTCGAGAAAGTAAGAGACCCAAGCATGACATCCGGGAAAGCTGTATTGCCTTATGCCCTGACTGGACAACTTGGCTACCCTGTCGAAGGTAAAGAATTACATGAAGGTGCAGGCCTCCAACCTCCCCCAGCATTTGGTTTCAAGGCTGGGTCCCAAGCAGGATCTTCGGAAGGCAGTGCGCAGTATCAGTTAAGTTCTACCCAATCAGGTTCAGACAACGCTGTGCGTCGGAGCCTTCACGATCTCTCGGGTAGTCCTACACCGACTGGCGTTGGCCGGAGACGGGTGGGGCTCATGACCGCTACGGCcgggagaggagagggatCAAGTGGGGCTCGTGCCGCATTGCTGCCTGGCTCGGTTGTCGATCCCGTATATACTGAGATGTCGAGTGCTAGTGCAGTtgcggtggaggaggactATCAGGATGACGGGggtgtggaggatgaagagatggaagatgctgatgagGATTTATACTGA
- a CDS encoding FAD dependent oxidoreductase has protein sequence MRSARNSEVIHSGIYYPLGSVKSRLCIQGRDMLYKRCEQFSIGHKRTGKIVVATSDSQVPYLKKLQAHSTHPSFLTTPGDPSSSRITTQFLLGNEARELEPGLSPKVCGALLIPSTGIVDSQGLVDSLEREVEDPDYNPSASREEDRGEGVIVLGTRVVRIDREESGSGWVVQMETGWEGLGEGEKGEVESVRADVVVNAAGLGSVSLCEGVVPEYELAQLWPVKGNYMSYKGPGVGSVSRLIYPCPSANVDHLGTHLTLDLDGHIKFGPDVQVIGTSADAARDPDFWQSYLAPSSSPELIAAFARSVQDYLPTIDPSLLSPDYAGIRPNIAPPEAGFSDFLIRHVEQRKGFIELLGFNSPGLTSSLAVGELVGEMVRRQVWNKKD, from the exons ATGAGAAGTGCGAGAAACTCAGAGGTCATTCACTCGGGCATTTA CTATCCTTTAGGGAGTGTAAAATCACGGCTATGCATACAAGGGAGGGACATGCTCTACAAACGGTGTGAGCAATTTAGCATTGGGCACAAACGTACTGGAAAA ATCGTTGTGGCCACATCTGACTCCCAAGTACCCTACCTTAAGAAACTTCAAGCACACTCTACCCATCCCTCATTCCTAACAACTCCCGGCgacccttcctcttcacgCATCACTACTCAATTCCTGCTCGGTAACGAAGCTAGAGAGCTTGAGCCTGGCCTTTCTCCAAAAGTATGCGGGGCCTTGCTCATCCCTTCAACAGGTATTGTGGACTCACAAGGTCTAGTGGATAgcttggaaagagaagttgaagaCCCCGATTACAATCCTTCGGCATCACGGGAAGAAGATAGGGGAGAAGGTGTTATTGTCCTGGGGACGAGAGTTGTCCGAATTGATCGAGAGGAGTCTGGAAGTGGATGGGTCGTACAAATGGAGACTGGATGGGAAGGTcttggggaaggagaaaagggagaggtggagagtgTCCGCGCAGATGTGGTGGTGAATGCGGCGGGACTTGGTTCAGTCAGTCTGTGTGAAGGTGTGGTACCCGAGTACGAGCTGGCACAACTGTGGCCTGTCAAAG GTAACTACATGTCTTACAAGGGACCTGGCGTTGGCAGTGTCTCAAGATTGATCTACCCTTGTCCAAGCGCCAACGTCGACCACCTCGGTACCCATCTG ACACTTGATCTTGATGGTCACATCAAATTTGGTCCTGATGTCCAAGTGATTGGTACTTCTGCTGATGCCGCTCGGGACCCAGACTTTTGGCAGTCATATCTTGCACCCAGCTCTTCCCCAGAGCTCATCGCAGCTTTTGCTCGCTCCGTCCAGGATTATCTTCCCACAATTGACCCCTCCTTACTTTCGCCCGATTATGCTGGCATTCGACCAAACATTGCACCGCCTGAAGCTGGCTTCTCAGACTTCCTCATTCGCCATGTGGAACAAAGGAAGGGTTTCATCGAGCTGTTGGGCTTCAATAGCCCAGGGTTGACTAGTAGTCTAGCGGTGGGTGAACTTGTTGGGGAAATGGTAAGAAGACAAGTGtggaacaagaaggattAG
- a CDS encoding beta-1: protein MEGRYNPFEDPDTIPVYQIFLLFIAFVGPPTILFVLLAKRTATRPFLHRTATVLVLGDIGRSPRMMYHSESLARLHWRTFVVGYAETPPTSALLENPMVHLLGLTEPPKIVGLLPWVLRAPIRIIYQIFSVIHTCIWRIPCNTEILLVQNPPSIPTLALAQFICLATKTKLIIDWHNTGYSILGLRLGKGSRLVKIAKWFESTFGQTAYAHLFVTKALGEFLVREWDLKGRTSVLHDRPPVHFHRTVPMIQHELFSRLLPELEPSLPPPHLETNDPTHTAFTEISSGGVAALKHDRPALIISSTSWTADEDFSLLITALDMYQSAMDSGSPLPKLVVLITGKGALRAPFEKIVKLREASKWKDIAVRCVFVPAQEYPLLLGCADLGVSLHTSSSGMDLPMKVVDMFGCGVPVLAKNFQCIDELVKEGENGKIFFTGQELGEQMIDILSSFPFSEKLDNLKNYFERVRTSKRRATLSPVDVEEDEWSNWDDNWDRVVYNGILNKVRR, encoded by the exons ATGGAGGGACGTTACAACCCGTTCGAGGACCCGGACACCATCCCAGTATACCAAATTTTTTTACTGTTTATTGCGTTCGTAGGCCCTCCTACAATACTTTTCGTTCTCCTTGCCAAACGCACTGCAACCCGCCCATTTTTACATCGCACTGCGACTGTTCTTGTCCTGGGTGACATAGGTCGAAGTCCCCGAATGATGTACCATTCGGAATCACTTGCAAGACTCCACTGGCGCACATTCGTGGTCGGGTATGCCGAAACGCCACCTACATCAGCTTTACTTGAAAATCCAATGGTACACCTTTTGGGTCTAACAGAACCGCCCAAGATAGTGGGCCTTTTGCCGTGGGTCTTGAGAGCTCCAATCAGGATTATATATCAGATATTCTCAGTCATTCACACCTGCATTTGGAGGATACCCTGTAATACAGAAATTCTCTTGGTGCAGAATCCCCCTTCGATTCCTACACTGGCGCTTGCACAATTTATCTGTCTTGCCACCAAAACGAAGTTGATCATTGATTGGCACAACACCGGGTATTCGATCCTCGGATTGAGGCTTGGAAAGGGCTCGAGGCTTGTCAAAATCGCCAAGTG GTTTGAGTCAACATTCGGGCAAACAGCGTACGCACATCTCTTTGTGACTAAGGCTTTGGGAGAATTTCTGGTAAGAGAATGGGATCTAAA GGGACGGACATCCGTTCTTCACGACAGACCGCCTGTCCACTTCCACCGTACAGTGCCCATGATACAGCACGAACTTTTCTCGCGCCTCTTGCCGGAGCTAGAgccttccctccctcccccaCACCTTGAGACCAATGACCCCACTCATACAGCCTTCACTGAGATTTCTTCTGGAGGTGTGGCCGCATTGAAACACGACAGACCGGCATTGATtatctcttccacttcatGGACAGCCGACGAAGATTTTTCGTTGCTCATCACGGCGCTCGATATGTACCAATCCGCCATGGACTCTGgatcccctcttcccaaacTTGTTGTCCTTATCACCGGCAAGGGAGCCCTTCGCGCTCCCTTCGAAAAGATTGTGAAGTTAAGAGAAGCTTCAAAGTGGAAAGATATCGCCGTGCGCTGTGTTTTTGTCCCTGCTCAAGAGtatcctctccttctggGCTGTGCCGATCTGGGTGTTAGTCTGCACACTAGTAGCTCGGGTATGGATCTGCCCATGAAAGTGGTCGATATGTTTGGATGTGGTGTTCCGGTACTGGCCAAGAACTTCCAATGTATTGATGAAttggtgaaagaaggggagaacGGGAAAATTTTCTTTACTGGACAAGAGTTAGGCGAGCAAATGATA GAtattctttcttcattcccgTTCTCGGAGAAGCTAGACAATCTTAAAAACTATTTTGAACGAGTACGCACGTCCAAACGAAGAGCTACTTTGTCTCCTGTTGACgtcgaagaggatgaatgGTCGAATTGGGATGATAATTGGGATAGAGTGGTTTATAATGGGATTTTGAACAAAGTCAGACGTTAA
- a CDS encoding pre-mRNA-splicing factor CLF1: MAGRDPRDRAPRVRNRAPAAVQITAEQLLREAQERQEPAIQAPKQRVQDLEELSEFQARKRTEFESRIRYSRDSILAWTKYAQWEASHNEYERSRSVFERALDVDPRSVDLWIKYTDMELKARNINHARNLFDRAITLLPRVDALWYKYVYLEELLLNVSGARQIFERWMQWEPNDKAWQSYIKLEERYNELDRASAIYERWIACRPIPKNWVTWAKFEEDRGQPDKAREVFQTALEFFGDEEEQVEKAQSVFAAFARMETRLKEFERARVIYKFALARLPRSKSASLYAQYTKFEKQHGDRAGVELTVLGKRRIQYEEELAYDPTNYDAWFSLARLEEDAYRADREDGENVEPTRVREVYERAVANVPPALEKRYWRRYIYLWLQYAAFEEIDTKDYDRVRDVYKAAIKLVPHKSFTFAKLWLAYAYFEIRRLDVSAARKVLGAGIGMCPKPKLFTGYIELEMRLREFDRVRTLYEKFLTYDPSLSSAWIQWTQVESAVEDFERVRAIFELAVQQSLDMPEIVWKAYIDFEAGEGERELARNLYERLLERTSHVKVWISYALMEIAKLGGGEDEDGNEIEGEAGDADLARQVFERGYKDLRAKGEKEDRAVLLESWKTFEQEHGDEGTLAKVEDMLPTTRKRWRKAEDGSGELEEYWDLVFPDDEKEANPTSFKFFQAAQAWAQQRAGQGEEGGLSYDLPSDSEGENEDEDEDEDEDEDEDNREEEGMDQD, encoded by the exons ATGGCAGGAAGAGATCCAAGAGACCGTGCTCCAAGAGTGCGCAACAGAGCTCCGGCCGCCGTACAG ATTACAGCAGAGCAACTCTTGAGGGAAGCACAAGAACGACAAGAGCCTGCGATCCAAGCCCCAAAACAGCGTGTTCAGGATTTGGAGGAGCTTTCAGAGTTTCaggcgaggaaaagaacCGAGTTCGAGTCAAGGATCAGATACTCAAGGGACAGTATACTGG CGTGGACCAAATATGCTCAATGGGAAGCGAGCCACAATGAGTACGAGCGATCAAGATCCGTGTTTGAACGAGCGTTGGATGTTGATCCCAGATCAGTCGACCTCTGG ATTAAGTACACCGACATGGAGCTGAAAGCTCGAAACATCAACCACGCTCGGAATCTTTTTGACAGAGCTatcaccctccttccccgTGTTGACGCA CTTTGGTACAAATATGTCTATCTTGAAGAACTCCTTCTCAATGTCTCAGGTGCTCGTCAAATCTTTGAGAGGTGGATGCAATGGGAGCCCAATGACAAGGCGTGGCAGAGTTAcatcaagcttgaagaacGTTATAATGAGCTGGATCGGGCTTCCGCCATTTACGAGCGCTGGATTGCCTGCCGCCCAATTCCCAAGAACTGGGTGACTTGGGCTAAGTTTGAAGAGGACAGGGGCCAGCCAGACAAGGCTCGGGAGGTTTTCCAAACGGCTTTGGAGTTCTTCGgcgacgaggaggagcaggtCGAGAAAGCTCAATCGGTATTTGCTGCGTTCGCAAGGATGGAGACCAGATTGAAGGAATTTGAAAGGGCGAGGGTAATTTACAAATTTGCCTTGGCAAGATTGCCTAGATCAAAGTCTGCGAGCT TGTATGCCCAGTATACCAAATTCGAGAAGCAAC ATGGCGACCGTGCTGGTGTTGAGCTCACTGTTCTGGGCAAACGGCGCATTCAGTACGAGGAAGAACTGGCTTATGATCCTACAAATTATGATGCGTGGTTTTCTCTTGCTAGATTAGAGGAGGATGCCTATCGAGCGGATAGAGAAGACGGCGAAAATGTTGAGCCAACGCGGGTTCGAGAAGTGTATGAGAGAGCTGTGGCCAATGTCCCTCCTGCGCTGGAAAAAAGAtattggagaagatataTTTACT TGTGGTTGCAATATGCCGCATTTGAGGAGATCGACACGAAGGACTATGACCGGGTGCGCGATGTCTATAAAGCAGCCATCAAGCTCGTGCCTCATAAGTCCTTCACCTTTGCCAAG CTTTGGCTGGCCTACGCATACTTCGAAATTCGTCGACTTGACGTCTCTGCGGCACGTAAAGTTCTCGGTGCTGGTATCGGCATGTGCCCTAAACCGAAGCTCTTCACAGGCTATATCGAGTTAGAGATGCGTCTGCGAGAGTTTGATAGGGTCCGAACATTGTACGAGAAGTTCTTGACT TATGACCCTTCCCTTAGTTCTGCCTGGATTCAATGGACTCAAGTTGAATCTGCCGTTGAGGATTTCGAACGTGTTCGGGCAATTTTCGAACTCGCTGTGCAACAATCTCTGGATATGCCCGAAATCGTCTGGAAAGCGTACATTGACTTCGAAGCTGGCGAGGGTGAACGCGAGCTTGCTCGTAATTTGTACGAGCGCTTGCTAGAACGTACTTCTCACGTCAAAGTCTGGATTTCATACGCACTCATGGAGATTGCGAAGCTTGGtgggggagaggatgaagatggcaaTGAGATTGAGGGCGAGGCTGGGGATGCTGACTTGGCGAGGCAAGTGTTTGAAAGAGGTTATAAAGACTTGCGAGCGAAGggtgaaaaggaggatagGGCCGTATTACTCGAATCTTGGAAGACTTTTGAACAGGAACATGGCGACGAGGGGACGTTGGCCAAGGTAGAGGATATGTTGCCCACAACtcgaaagagatggaggaaggcggaggaCGGGAGTGGAGAGTTAGAGGAATACTGGGACTTGGTGTTCCCTGACGACGAAAAGGAAGCGAACCCGACCAGTTTCAAGTTCTTCCAGGCTGCCCAGGCTTGGGCGCAACAGCGTGCTGGgcagggagaagaaggcggttTATCATACGATTTGCCGTCAGATTCAGAGGGCGAAAacgaggacgaagacgaggacgaggacgaggacgaggacgaggacaatagggaagaagagggaatgGACCAGGATTAA